In Rhodothermus marinus DSM 4252, a single genomic region encodes these proteins:
- a CDS encoding T9SS type A sorting domain-containing protein — protein sequence MSDGTVEVAGPGFRITLERGQLTASEAGGLPERLVVGSPYPNPTADRAQVQLDLPWRAEVCWAVYDLLGRRLRGRCEQAGAGAARVVVLETLGLAAGVYLYRLTVRRENAAAHVRSGRLVLLR from the coding sequence GTGAGTGACGGCACGGTAGAAGTAGCAGGGCCGGGGTTTCGGATCACGCTGGAGCGGGGCCAGCTGACGGCCTCCGAGGCGGGCGGGTTGCCGGAGCGCCTGGTGGTGGGCAGTCCGTACCCGAATCCGACGGCGGATCGGGCGCAGGTGCAGCTGGATTTGCCGTGGAGGGCGGAAGTGTGCTGGGCGGTGTATGATCTGCTGGGACGTCGCCTGCGGGGGCGTTGCGAGCAGGCGGGGGCGGGCGCAGCCCGCGTTGTGGTGCTGGAGACGCTCGGACTGGCGGCCGGGGTCTATCTCTACCGACTGACGGTGCGCCGGGAAAATGCGGCTGCCCATGTGCGCAGCGGACGCCTGGTGCTGCTGCGGTGA